Within the Thunnus thynnus chromosome 23, fThuThy2.1, whole genome shotgun sequence genome, the region ATGTGAAAACTACACGTACATCATTCAAACATACAAGTGaagaaacaagtgaaaaaaaaaatccagtggaGAGGGATTTTAAATTTCACTGTGTAgtatcaataaagttttatctctCTGATCTTGCACCACATTTCATACCGTTGGAGTCGATCCTGCGTGGCCATCAGCTGCTCCTCGGCAGCTATCCTCTGCTGCGTCTCTTCATCTAGTCTGATGTTgagaagatttaaaaaaaaaacaaatcaatgaataTCTGTATGTTGTGTCACACCAGTCTCTCATCTTTAGAAAAAGTTTGATCCATACGACACCTTCGCTGCAGCTCTTTGACCTCGGCTATGTAGGCGTGACTGTCCAGCAGGCTACTTCTCTCCTGTGGGGCTCCAGGAGCACTGTGCACTTCCTCTGTACCCTGTGGGAGGAAAATGATTgttcatatatcatatatattaaaTCAAACATCCTGAAATATGACTGAACATTTGCTCTTTTAAAATCAGGTCTTGCAGTTTGTATTATCCCTTTTGCAAGCCAATAAAGATTCTAAACTGAATTGGATCAGACAGCTCTAATTTCTAATAATATCGTAGACACAACTATTTATTCTCAGTAATCAATACAACACAGAACTAAAAGAAGAAGTATTGCAAAAACCACAGAATATACTCTTTTCTGTTAGTCAGACAATACAAGCATATGTTTAGACCCTTACTTCTCTCTGATAGTGTTCCTGCTGAAGTTTGGGCTTATGACTGCGGGCTTCCTCCAACATGGCGGTGAGCTGTCGCAGTTGTTGGTCCCGCTCTGAGAGTGTAGTGAGGGTTTGCTGCTTCAGCTGCTCGGCTTGAGCCATCCAGTCAATACGCTCCAgcctaaacaaaacaaacagcacacagaTTCACAATAAATCGAAGGCTCTTTGTGTCATTTTGCTTTGTTAAAAACCGATAATGACAAAACGCCAGTGCTGTGCCTCACCTCAGTGTCTCTATTTCCTGTTTGCCCATTTCCACCACATTCTCTAGCTGTGCTATGACACCCAGCATTTCGTCATTTCTGTTCTTCTCCTCAAACAGCTCCTGGCTGACTTTAATCAGCTCTCCCGCTCCCAGCCGAGCCAGCTCTGACTTCTGCTTCTTGAGCTCAGACGTCTGAGTTTGAAGCTGCTCCAGCTACACGTCGACAGAGTGGAAGAAAGATTTACACAGCGAATACCTCAACTAACCAcatcattattaatatttccACCAGTAGATTTTTAATATATGTGTTTATCgctaaaatatttacatttatggcCAGACGTTTACTCACCAGTCTCTCCCTGTCATTCTGCAGGGCTTGTAGTGCATTCTTCAGGCCCCACACTTCTCCAGTGGAGCCTCCGGGGCTGCTGTGTGCTGCGTGGCCTCCTGCCTTGCTCATCTCTTCCAGCCTCAGGCTCAGTTCCCGGGCCTTGTTTTCTGCCTGATCTCTGCTGTCCTGGAGGGAGGCCATGGATTTAGCAAAGGACTGGTTCTCTGCTTTCAGCTGCGTTGtcacctctttctcctccagcagcttcTGTTCGACAGCCAGCAGGTCTCTGGCCAGCTCTGCCACCCTCTCCTGAGCGCTCTCTGACTCTGTCCTCATCACACCTCCCTCCCATCGCAGCTCAGCTAGTTCTTTGCTCTTGTTATCCTGGTCTTGCCTCTCCTTTAGTAGCCTCTCCTCCAAAGCCTCCACTTGCTCTCTAGCTGCTTGCAGCTGCTCTCTTAACTTCTCAACCTCTGCACCAGGTGCATCTTTCACCTGTGATACTGTCCTACTGTCAGCAGCCTGGTTAAGAGTCTCCCTCTCCACTTTACCTGCTTCTACTTCTGTCTCTCGGGCTTTGCTGACGCTCTTTAACTGACTTTCCAACTCCTCACGCTCCTTTTCCAGAGAGGCGATCCGCTCTCGCTGGGCTGCCAGAAGCTGTTTGTGTTGGGAGTCCTTCATGCTAAGAACTTGATTAAGTTCATCACGATAGCCGTGAAGCTGAGCAGACAGTTTGGCCTTTTCGGCATACAAGTCGTCTCTCTGGACCAGCAGAGAGCGCAGCTCTTCTTTCAGGCTGTTGTTCTCCCCTGCCGCCTCTTGGATCAAACCATCCTTCTCCATCATTACCTGAGGCACAATGCAAGTGTTACACTGGGGTATTGAAAACAAGCACCAAATATGttaatgtataaaaaaatgaaacatttttatacattacCTGCAGGTgtttctcctccagctgcttGTACATGTTGAggactctgtctctgtcatccTGCAAAGAGCCCATGGCCTTCATGAAAgagtccagtctggctttgctgttgttgctgtctTCCTCGGCCTTTCGCAGTTTTTCTTCCAGATCCCGCAAttcccctctcctctgctccagctcctcctcagcTTCTTGTGCTCTGCTGTCAGCCTCCTTTCTAGCCTCCTCTGCAGCCTGTGAGGTGAAACATGTGAATCGTGAGGAATTTGTAAAGAATCTTCTAGGAGAAATCTCATTAAACATTCCTGAAAGGGTAAAAAAAGTACATAGTATGTACAGTAGCTAAATGATAATGTTCTTACCTGAGTAACAGCTTGCTCCTTCTCCCCCAGCAGCTCCACttccctcctttccttctcATTTAACTCAGTCTGCAGGTTCTCTGTCAAGGCCTTGGAGGAGCGCAGGTCTGTCTCTAGTTGCTCCACGTTCAGACACAGCCGCCTCTCTTCCGCCTCCCTCTCCTTCAGCTCAGTCCTGGCCTGGTCAACTTCATCCTGCAGCCGACCTACAGCCTCCTCCAGAGCCCGGGTCCTCTGTTGCAGACTCTCCAGTTCAGTTTTGAGAGCATGGGCTTCATTTTGTGCAGACTGCAACTCAGCTGTGGTTTGCTGAAGCTTGCCCTTCTCCTCTTCAAGGGCGGCTTGGCTCTCTTTAACgttcttctcctcttctgctAGTCTCAGCTGCCAATCTTTATCTGCTTTCTCTagtctggaagaaaaaaaaaaaggcctcaTCAGATCACATCTTATAATGAGTTTTGTGCTTAACAGGTGCATTTAAGAAAGATAAGGAGATATTTTTTACCTGTCAACTGAGAGCTGGAGTTCTTCTTTCAGTGCAGATTCCTTCTGAAGTTGCTCCGCCAGTTCCTTGGCTCGTGTTTCAGCCTCCCGAACTTCAGCCTCCTTACCCTGCAGAGCATCGTTAAAGCGAGTCTCCCACTGCCGAGTCTCGTCCAAAACTCTGTCCCGGTCATCTTGCAGTGAGGACATGCAGCGCGAGAAGGCAGCTAACCTGGCGAGAGACTCATCCAGACGGGCCTGCATCTCCTGGGCTCGTCTCTCAGCTCCTTCTGCAATCTCTCTAGCCTCCAGGGtggcctcctcttccttttctctctctctgtctacagCTTCCAGTCTCAGCTCCATCTCCTTTAGTTCGGCTCCGAGCCTGAATCTTACCGAGTCCAGGGTTTGCTCTGCCTCAGCTTTCATTGCAGCTTCTTTCTTTTGGATGTTCTGTTCTAAAGTTGTTTTCTCGACTAAAACCTCACTTAACTGTTTCTGGGCTTCGTCCAAGTTGGATTTGCTACTAGCCAACTCTGCTTCAGTCCTTCTCAGGTCCTCAAGGGTTTTGGAAGTCTCCAGTTGAGACTGTTCCAGCTTGTTGTGGAGCTCATCGTGGCTCAGCTGCAGTGCCTTTGCTTCCCTACCCAGCTCACTGATCCTCTCCTGGTACTGGATGCTGTCCTTCTGCAGCTGACGGACCTCCAGCTGCTTTTCCCTCAACAGTTCCTCCAGCTGACGCGCTCTGCTCTGGCTGCCTTCTCTGACCCTCTGAGCAGACCTCAGCTGTTGTTCCAGTTCCCTCTGCTTTCCAGATTCTGCTTCAgcttcagctctctctctctgggctTGTCTCATGTCCTCTTCCAGTCTGGATGCTCGGTCACCCTCACTCTGAGCCTGGGCTTCAAGTTCGGCCCGCTCCCTCTCCAACTTCTCCACCTCCCTCTGAAGTTCAGCGAGGTGCTCCCTGTTGTCTGCTGCCTCTTGCTGGTAGCCAGCGATGCTCCCGTTGAGTTGGGCCAACTGGTTCATCAGACGCTCCTCCAGGTTATCTTTCTCAGTTTCAAGGCTTCTCAAGAGTTCTTTGAACTGGGCTTCCCTCTTTGAAGCCTCTTCAATTagacacttttctctctctttgctctcttGCAGGCACTTCTCTAGAGAGGCCATCAGACTCACTTTCTCTTTACTCTCCTCCAGGACTTGCTCAAGAGAGGACAGTTCAGCTTTGAGTTCAGCCTCCCTTTCCTGCCACTGTTCCCTCTCTTTATTAACAGCTGCCTCCATCTCCCTCGTTCTATCATCTAACAAAACTTGAGCACTTTCAGTCACATCTGCCACTTTGTTCTCTTCCACAGTAGGTTGCGAATGTGTTTCTGGTGCAGATACTGCACTTATTTGCTCATCTGGAGTCTCTTCTGGGATGAGGGGTGTTTCTTTATTGTCACATTGACTTTCAACAAGCTCTGTTTTGGTTATGTTTGATTGCTGGACAGTGACAACCTCTTCTACAACAGCTGCAGAGCTAAGGGTAGTAGCCTGAACTTCATCATtgtctttctctcctgtttTGGAAAGTTGTTCCCTCAACTGTTCAATCTGCTGCCCCAAAGAGTCTCTTTCTGCCGCTGTAGCATCCAACTCAGCTCTTAAAGCTCCAAGCTCTTCTTGAAGTCTGTCAAGCTCAACTCTGTGAGCCTTGTCCTCTCGTTTTATCGAAGGTCTTTCCTGCATCTCTCTGAGTCTCTCATTCTCCTCCTCTAACTCCAATAttttttgctgctttgttttgGCAAActttctcattttgtctttcacTGAATCCACCTCTTTCTGCGCCTCCTCCGTCTGCCTTTCAGCTTCCTGCCTCGCAGCCTCGTTTGTCCTCACTTTGGCCGCTAACTCTTGTCTCTCCTGCCTGGCAGCTTCCAGGACTCGTCTCACGCGCTCTGCCTCATCACTCACATTTTCATAGGACTTGAGCAGAGTCTCGTACTCATCCTTCATGCCTTGAACCTTTTCCTCCCATTCTCTGCACACCCTGGCAGACTCTTCTTTCGCCAACTCTACTTCTCTCGTACAGGCATCTTTCTCACTCAGTATCCCTTCCATGGCCAGTTTGAGGCTCTCACAGGATGATCCTAAGCTTTGGTTCTCCACTAGCATCCGGTCGACCTCGTCAATCAGTTTAACTCTTTCTGCTCTTAGCTTCTCCAGCTCATCTTCTGTTGACTCTAtcttctgctgcagctcagctaGGAGCTTTTCATTTGAAGCTAGTTGCTccttttgggttttgttttctttgagcGCCTCTTTGCGAGAGATCAGAGCTGCCTGAAGCTTTCGTTGAAGCTGCTGGATCTTTGCCTCactgtctttttcttcctcctgccTCTGTGGAACCTCAACCTCCAACCTCTGGGTTTTCTCTTGCTCAGCCTTTAGCTCTTCCTGTAAAGAAGCTATTAGTTGATCCTTCTCAGACACTGTATCCTGCATGGAGTGTATGAGAGTGTTCTGCTCGCTAAGCTGCTGGCTTAGCTCCATGATCTCGCTGTTCTTCTTGTCAAGAAACTGCTTGAAGTCTTCTACTTCAGCTTGAAGAGTTGCGATGGAGGTTTCAGAATCTGCAGGTGCTGCTTTGACTGCAGCTTCCATCTCTGCTTTCAAGGTTTCAGTATGAGACTCTGCTTGGCGATACTTTTCTCTGAGATCATTAATTTCCTCTGAGAGCGCATCAatctgtctttccttttctctaaGTGCTTGTAGCTCTTTGCCAAATTCCACCAATTCAGTCTCCTTCAGTGACAGGCTGGCTTGAGtttcctgcagctgcttctCTAGCTCTGTGTTTGCCATCCTCACAGTCTGAATCTCTTCTCTAAGAGCTTTCAAAGACTCTTCCGTTTGTGCGCCAGGAACCTCAGACTGCTCTGCAGGATGCTGAATCTGATCACTGGATTGCGGTTGTGATGAATCAGTCTCAGACGTAGCAAAATCCACCCAGTCCTCCTGGACCCAATCATTTCCTGCTGGCTTCTCCGAGTTTTCAGCCACTTGCTTGGTCTCATGGTGAGGCAGGTCTTCTCTCTCAGTGCTCACTTTTTCCTCTAATTCCCTCAATTTAGTAAGAAGAACTTCTCGCTCGCCGCTCTGCACCTCAAAACGCTCCATAAGCTCACTGTATTCTTCTTTCTGCTGCTTCAGCTGTTCACGGTGGTGCCTATCTTTCTCTTTCGCTTTATGGATGGTTTCTTTGCGAGATTCTTGAGTCTCCAGGACTTTCTTCTGAAGGGATTCACACTCTGCCTCGAGAGACGCCACTTGAGATTGCAACGCAGCCGTTTCAGAAGAAACGTCAGCCTGACGAGAGTTTTCAGCTTCTTCGTTTAGCTTTTTATTCAGAGCAAGCGTCTCAGCAAGAACTTGATCCTGTTGGCTAATTTTCTGCTCAAGAGTCTCAACTGCCTCATCTTTGGATCTTAAAGCTTGTTCCAGTTCCACGAGTTTAGCCTCCATTTCCTGAATCTCCTGTCCTCTAGATTTTTCTACTTCTGGAATATTTGCAGGAAGTTCTGGTTTCGCTGCGTCATCTTTTTCTTTCCGATTCTTCGCTTCCGCCTCAAAATCGGCAACCTTCTTCAAAAGCTCTTTCCGTTGCACAAGCGCCACCTGCAacttcttctttgtgtttgtcagcTGAGTTTCTAGCTGCCCTTTGACCTTTCGTAAACTAGTAAGTTCATCCTCTGCAGGAGCGGCTGAGTCTTCATCACTTACTTTCTGTTTCTCGTCTCTCACTTTCTCCAGCTCTACTATCTGCTCCTTTAGTTTGTTGACTTCACTGTCTACCATGAACTTGTCTTCCTCTGCTTGAAGGAGTTTAGCAGACATACTGTTATTAAGCTCCATCATCTCCTGCTCTTTCTGGCCGAGACGAAGCTGCAGCTCACAGATCTCAGAGTCCTTCTGTGACAAAGAATCATTGTTGAGATCTGATGTCCGGGAGTATTCTAACATGCTGCTTTCCATGTCTTGAAGCTTCCTTTCAAGCTCAGAGGAGAAGagctctctgtcctccagctgAGCACTCAGCATCCGGGCCTGACCTTCCTGTTCAGAGAGCGCTTGGTGGGCTGTTTCCAAATCTGTCTGCAGAGCCTGGATCTTCTGCTCCTTGGCCTCACTTTCACTGTTCAAAATGTCTAACTGTTCTTGTAGGAGCTGCATTTCAACACCGTGCTTCTCCACCACAGAGCTACTTTGCTGGGAAAGCTTGTCCAACTCTTCTTTGGCTGACTTAAGCTCTTCTGCAAAATCACTGGCTTGGGACTCGACCTCTTCCTTGGCAGCAGCAAGAgtctgtgtttcttcttccaGGCTCTTGATTTTCTCCTGTGACTCTGCAGTTAGCTCTCTGAGCCTCTGCAGCTCAGCCAAAAGTTCACTATACCTCTTCTGGAGTTCCTCAGCGAGAACTTGGGCAAAGACCTGACCAGAGGGCACATCTGTGGTGGAAGCGCTCTGAGTTAGTTGAACCTGGACCGTCTCTCGGATGACGACAGAAGAGGACTCAACTTGAACTGTGGAGGTTTCCTGCTCCATGCTTGTTGCCTCCCAtgactgcagctgcagctggccAAAGTCCTGCAGGATGGATGGCCACTCCTGGCCTCCATCTTGATTCACAGCTTCCAGGAGGGTCCAGCTGCTGTGAGCCACCTCTGAATCACTACTGGCGACCATCTCATCTGAGGAAGTCCCTTTGGATTCTTCTGGTGATTCAGACTGGTGTCCAATGAGCTCTGGGCTACTTTCATTATCAGCAGAAATGGAGAGGACAGAGGTGTCCTCAGCAACTAAGGTGGTCTCCTCTTCTTGTGTATCCTCCAAGCAGACAGGATGGGTTGCAGAAGTGTCATGGGGGGCCGTACTGGCATCCTGACACTGATCTGGAGTCCGATCGTAGTTTTCACCCAACGCAGCCTTACTGGAACTGCGCTCTTCAGCAAGTTGAAGAGACTCTTTCAAGGCAACCAGCTCATTGTCTTTTTCCAATAGTTGCTGCTCCAGTGCCAATATGTGTGCTGTGGAGGTCAACAAAGgtgaaattagaaaaaaatgtcaaaggcTTTTAAGCCTCAACAGCAAATAACTACTAGTAGTTTCAACAAATATTTTGTGTGCAAGAGCCCAAACAATGTAAGAGAAATTAAATCTCAGTCACAACAAACACATCAGTAGAGGATGTGTGCTACTAGCAGGACTCTGTTCAAAGTTCATGTGGTCAGCTTGTcattcagaaaataataataatacttaactagaaaaaaaaaacaattctagAAATAAAAGTTGCTATTTCTAACATCTTGGATAGTTTAGTTCAACACTTTtacacatttcagaaaaaaacaaatatatgatAAGTAAACCACTTTGGATTTTAAGGAGTTCAATAAAGAtaatcatttttgtcttttattatattgctaattaattatataataaGGACTATCAATTCAATCAGTCCACAAATTCGTACATAACAGCTGTATGGttctttgtatgtttgttttggcaCTAACTAGAACCAATGACTAATAAGTTTTATTCTGCTTTGATATTATgttattagattttattttggCTTATATAACCAACAAATCCCAACTTTTGTacctttttcagtttcagatgAAACCTGTGCTGATGATTCAGTCACGTCTCTTTCAGACATCTGAAAGagagatataaaaaaaattcattacattttgatAATAGGCAGGATGGAAACTTTGTGATTTactagagaaaaaaaatcctgttaaaGAATTGGGGAGATAAGTGTTTTTAAGAGCTCTATGCAGCTTCTATAATTGCTCTCACAATTTAAATCTATTTCAGCAGCACATACGGCTGCAGAGTGAGGTGAAGGTCGGCTGAGACAGACAGTCGTAACAGTGGATCAGTGCAGAAGGGATTACAGGACGCGCTTCCTCACTGAGTATCGCCCGTCTACGACCCTGCTTCTGTCCTGTCTGACACTGATGGAAATCACCCGACCAGACAGAATTTGTGACCAGGTGTAGGGGATGAGACTGACTGTCCTTCTCATAAAACAAAGGGTGAGAgtaaaaactgtgtgttttaataaaagaGCAAATGGCAAAGTTGTCTAAACTTGTAGATAGACTATTAAGAACTGCATTACTTCTTATACTCAGCTTATCCTAAGCTTTCAACACCTTGTTTAATCATATAAATAGAGACACACAGCATAACAGAACTCATTGCAAAAGGCACTGAGAAACTTTGATGTTTAAGCTTTGCAGCGATGATAAAGCAGAGTATCATGGAGCTTATTTAGGATTGTCTTTTGAAGCGCACATCTCAAGTCAAATAAGCTGCTAACATCTGGTATTTAACAGCTAATGATTCCCAAAATTTGCTTCAGTGTTTAAAGAGTACTGACTGTTTCAATTTGCTGCTCCAGCTGCTGTATCTTGGTGATGGACTCCTCGTTTTCACTGGTTCTTCTGTCTAGTTGTTCTGAAAATTTAGAGATGagataattattaaaaatgtcacaaaagaGACCATTAAAAAAACGGCTTATTGTAGATCAGATTAATGATCTCACCCTGAAGAGCTTCCATGGTGTGGGTGAGCTCGGCACAACGTTCCTCACTCTCGCTGCGTTCGTCTTTCAGCCTTGTCAGTTGTGTCTCAATGGACTGCATAGTGtccaggaagagagaaagatctGTCGGGACTGGATTTTCCTCTGATGGTTGTACGTCTTCTAGACCCAGAGATTGTAGATGTCTCCAAATCTCAGCCAAGATCTCACCCTTTTTCTGGGAATCTTCATGCTCCTGTCTAAGGGAATCCAGCTCTCTCTCTAGTTTATCTACTTCTGACTTCTCCCTTTCCACAGCGTCCCGGCTGGCTGCACACTCTGCCTCTCTCGTAGATGCAAGTTCTCTTTCAAGGCGAGCAATTTCCGCCCTGTCTCTCTCCGAAGCATCGTGGTTCGCTTGGACGGCTGCAAGCTCAGCCTCTTTCATCAAAGCCAGTTCTCTCTCCAACCTGACGACttccatcttctccttctccagaGCCTCCAGACTAACATGCTCTGCCTCTCTGAGGGAGGCAAGCTCACTCTCCTGCCTTGCAACCTccgttctctctctttccaggGCCTCCAGGCTGGTTCGGAGGGCTGCGAATTCTGCATCGGTTCTGCTGGACTGTTCGGCCCACtgctgcctctcctcctccctcagctTGACGGATGCAGACAGCTCCTGCTCCATCTGCCGGAACTGAGCAGTCAAGATCTGAGCAGAAAGAGAATCATcatcagagagaaaagaaagacatgagTGGGTGTGTATGCGTGGCTAAGCCAAACAATGCACAATAATGACGTGCCGTCAAGATGTAGGGCGTGTCTGTATAAACAGTTTTCCTTTCATTAGGCAGGAACAGTATTTAATCTATTAAACCATCTGTAAATATGTAGCAATATGCGGAAAAACCAACATACTATAAGTAGCTGAACAAATGGCATCTCGTACAACAGGATCTGTACCTGTTTTTGCTGATCAGCACTGCTGACTTCCTGCTGCAGCATTTCCAGCACTTGGGACCGAGAGTTCAAGGCCTCTTCAAGCTCTTCACACCGCCGCTGGGCTGCCTGCAGGGCCTGGGAAAAGACGAAAAATAAAGAGACTAAATGAGTGCATGAGAGAAagaatgtattttatgtgtggTAATCATCTGCACTTCCATTTGAGGATAAACTGcaacatttttgtgtttatccTCTTGAGATGAACTGAGGCAAATCCAGTTCTTTGCCAGTTatgaaacttttttaaaaagtgtttagtTGCAGTTTATGAACCATTTTTGGAGtaagtttctctctttttccttttaaaggTATTTTGTTGAGAATTGAGGGTCTACAGATAGAGTTTTATGTTGTATAGCTGCTAAAGCACTCTGAAGGAAATGATTTTGGACTATATAGATAAAAATGACGTGATACTGCTTTACAGGACAATATAATCTAATATCTAttatttaaaaatctaaaacaaataTTCTCCAATATTACTTAATGTCCTTATTGTTTCAAACTATCAACAAAAAAGGATTCATAAGATTATAGGCTGtaagaggaaaacagagaatGTCAAACAATTACAGACTGGGGATTCAGTCAGTCGGCAATAAATGAAGAAATCACAAATTAAGTAATCGATTATTTTAAAGAACTATTGGATCTTGCACCTGCTGAAGCTCGCCGTCACTCTGAGACTGCGTTGTGACCCTCAGCAGCTCTTCTTCATGTTTCTGTATCTGCTCCTGGAAACGCACGTCCTTCTCACAGATCACAGCCTGTAGTTTCCgcagctgaaaacacaaacacaatacattCAGACAACTCCCTCAGGACATTTAAACTTTTGTTACCAAAGAAGGACTATATGTAATTACATCTACGTCACCTGTTCAGCGTGAGCAGATTCCTTCTCTTGAAGGAGCTGTTCGGTGACCTGGAGTCGATCTTTAAGCTGCCTGCTGTTTGCTTCTTCCTCACTAAGCTTGTTATGGAGTTCATGGAGCTCGTCGCCTCCAGCTCCTGTAAAAGAACTGTCTGGGCTCTGGTGTAGACAAAACAGATGTTAAAGTCAGATAAAAAACTGAAGCGC harbors:
- the golgb1 gene encoding golgin subfamily B member 1 isoform X3; its protein translation is MLSRLATVLQELSGEEGTDGDSQGVLVPQLPAGEDQAPVESEVPEEALERLAHLEQLVVQLKELIRDKDAQLVEKDTDLANKDAQLKNEKEAAEARFTKLKLQAKAKMASLSKQISELKGQEGATSPDSSFTGAGGDELHELHNKLSEEEANSRQLKDRLQVTEQLLQEKESAHAEQLRKLQAVICEKDVRFQEQIQKHEEELLRVTTQSQSDGELQQALQAAQRRCEELEEALNSRSQVLEMLQQEVSSADQQKQILTAQFRQMEQELSASVKLREEERQQWAEQSSRTDAEFAALRTSLEALERERTEVARQESELASLREAEHVSLEALEKEKMEVVRLERELALMKEAELAAVQANHDASERDRAEIARLERELASTREAECAASRDAVEREKSEVDKLERELDSLRQEHEDSQKKGEILAEIWRHLQSLGLEDVQPSEENPVPTDLSLFLDTMQSIETQLTRLKDERSESEERCAELTHTMEALQEQLDRRTSENEESITKIQQLEQQIETMSERDVTESSAQVSSETEKAHILALEQQLLEKDNELVALKESLQLAEERSSSKAALGENYDRTPDQCQDASTAPHDTSATHPVCLEDTQEEETTLVAEDTSVLSISADNESSPELIGHQSESPEESKGTSSDEMVASSDSEVAHSSWTLLEAVNQDGGQEWPSILQDFGQLQLQSWEATSMEQETSTVQVESSSVVIRETVQVQLTQSASTTDVPSGQVFAQVLAEELQKRYSELLAELQRLRELTAESQEKIKSLEEETQTLAAAKEEVESQASDFAEELKSAKEELDKLSQQSSSVVEKHGVEMQLLQEQLDILNSESEAKEQKIQALQTDLETAHQALSEQEGQARMLSAQLEDRELFSSELERKLQDMESSMLEYSRTSDLNNDSLSQKDSEICELQLRLGQKEQEMMELNNSMSAKLLQAEEDKFMVDSEVNKLKEQIVELEKVRDEKQKVSDEDSAAPAEDELTSLRKVKGQLETQLTNTKKKLQVALVQRKELLKKVADFEAEAKNRKEKDDAAKPELPANIPEVEKSRGQEIQEMEAKLVELEQALRSKDEAVETLEQKISQQDQVLAETLALNKKLNEEAENSRQADVSSETAALQSQVASLEAECESLQKKVLETQESRKETIHKAKEKDRHHREQLKQQKEEYSELMERFEVQSGEREVLLTKLRELEEKVSTEREDLPHHETKQVAENSEKPAGNDWVQEDWVDFATSETDSSQPQSSDQIQHPAEQSEVPGAQTEESLKALREEIQTVRMANTELEKQLQETQASLSLKETELVEFGKELQALREKERQIDALSEEINDLREKYRQAESHTETLKAEMEAAVKAAPADSETSIATLQAEVEDFKQFLDKKNSEIMELSQQLSEQNTLIHSMQDTVSEKDQLIASLQEELKAEQEKTQRLEVEVPQRQEEEKDSEAKIQQLQRKLQAALISRKEALKENKTQKEQLASNEKLLAELQQKIESTEDELEKLRAERVKLIDEVDRMLVENQSLGSSCESLKLAMEGILSEKDACTREVELAKEESARVCREWEEKVQGMKDEYETLLKSYENVSDEAERVRRVLEAARQERQELAAKVRTNEAARQEAERQTEEAQKEVDSVKDKMRKFAKTKQQKILELEEENERLREMQERPSIKREDKAHRVELDRLQEELGALRAELDATAAERDSLGQQIEQLREQLSKTGEKDNDEVQATTLSSAAVVEEVVTVQQSNITKTELVESQCDNKETPLIPEETPDEQISAVSAPETHSQPTVEENKVADVTESAQVLLDDRTREMEAAVNKEREQWQEREAELKAELSSLEQVLEESKEKVSLMASLEKCLQESKEREKCLIEEASKREAQFKELLRSLETEKDNLEERLMNQLAQLNGSIAGYQQEAADNREHLAELQREVEKLERERAELEAQAQSEGDRASRLEEDMRQAQRERAEAEAESGKQRELEQQLRSAQRVREGSQSRARQLEELLREKQLEVRQLQKDSIQYQERISELGREAKALQLSHDELHNKLEQSQLETSKTLEDLRRTEAELASSKSNLDEAQKQLSEVLVEKTTLEQNIQKKEAAMKAEAEQTLDSVRFRLGAELKEMELRLEAVDREREKEEEATLEAREIAEGAERRAQEMQARLDESLARLAAFSRCMSSLQDDRDRVLDETRQWETRFNDALQGKEAEVREAETRAKELAEQLQKESALKEELQLSVDRLEKADKDWQLRLAEEEKNVKESQAALEEEKGKLQQTTAELQSAQNEAHALKTELESLQQRTRALEEAVGRLQDEVDQARTELKEREAEERRLCLNVEQLETDLRSSKALTENLQTELNEKERREVELLGEKEQAVTQAAEEARKEADSRAQEAEEELEQRRGELRDLEEKLRKAEEDSNNSKARLDSFMKAMGSLQDDRDRVLNMYKQLEEKHLQVMMEKDGLIQEAAGENNSLKEELRSLLVQRDDLYAEKAKLSAQLHGYRDELNQVLSMKDSQHKQLLAAQRERIASLEKEREELESQLKSVSKARETEVEAGKVERETLNQAADSRTVSQVKDAPGAEVEKLREQLQAAREQVEALEERLLKERQDQDNKSKELAELRWEGGVMRTESESAQERVAELARDLLAVEQKLLEEKEVTTQLKAENQSFAKSMASLQDSRDQAENKARELSLRLEEMSKAGGHAAHSSPGGSTGEVWGLKNALQALQNDRERLLEQLQTQTSELKKQKSELARLGAGELIKVSQELFEEKNRNDEMLGVIAQLENVVEMGKQEIETLRLERIDWMAQAEQLKQQTLTTLSERDQQLRQLTAMLEEARSHKPKLQQEHYQREGTEEVHSAPGAPQERSSLLDSHAYIAEVKELQRRLDEETQQRIAAEEQLMATQDRLQRHSQSQESKWQSCLTLP